CACATTCGCGAGGCTATCAGAGGATTCGGCCGGGACGTTATAATTGCGTCAAAATGCTACGCTTACACCTATCAGGGAATGCGCGAAAAAGTGGAAAGAGCGCTTAAGGAACTGGATAGGGATTATATAGATATCTTTTTGCTTCACGAGCAGGAGTCAATTTTAACGATTAAAGGCCACTGGGAAGCGGTGGAGTATCTTCTGGAGGCCAGAAAAAAAGGAACGGTGCGCGCCATAGGCATTTCCACCCATCACGTAAAAGGCGTTCTGGATGCAGCCGGGGTGGCGGAACTGGACGTGATCCACCCGCTGATCAATATAGCCGGGATCGGGATCAGGGACGGAGATGCAACGGATATGCTGAAGGCCGTCGAGACTGCCGCCGGCGCGGGCAAAGGGCTGTATGCCATGAAGGCCCTGGGCGGTGGGAATTTGCTTAACCGGACGGAGGAGGCCTTTGAATTCATCATGTCCGTTCCGGGCCTGGCCTCGGTTGCGGTGGGCATGAGCACGGCCGAAGAAGTGGAATACAACACCAGGCTTTTCAGCGGCCAACCGGTTTCAGAAAGCTTGAAGGTAAAAGTTCGGCGCCGTCCCAGGCGCCTTCATATTGAAGAATGGTGCCGCGGCTGCGGCCGGTGCGCGGAGAGGTGCCGGTCCGGCGCCCTGTCCGTCAGGAACGGCAGGGCAACGGTGGACAGAAGGCTTTGTACCTTATGCTGTTATTGCGGTGCCGCCTGCCCGGATTTTTGTATAAAGGTGATCTGAGCGCAATGCGCATAATGGGTCTTGATTTAGGGGATAAAAAAATAGGAGTGGCGCTCAGCGACCCGATGGGGTGGACCGCCCAG
The window above is part of the Pelotomaculum thermopropionicum SI genome. Proteins encoded here:
- the Tas gene encoding predicted oxidoreductases (related to aryl-alcohol dehydrogenases), producing MQYRVLGRTGMRVSRLCFGALTIGPLQANLPVREGAGVIRRALEAGVNFIDTADLYGTYPHIREAIRGFGRDVIIASKCYAYTYQGMREKVERALKELDRDYIDIFLLHEQESILTIKGHWEAVEYLLEARKKGTVRAIGISTHHVKGVLDAAGVAELDVIHPLINIAGIGIRDGDATDMLKAVETAAGAGKGLYAMKALGGGNLLNRTEEAFEFIMSVPGLASVAVGMSTAEEVEYNTRLFSGQPVSESLKVKVRRRPRRLHIEEWCRGCGRCAERCRSGALSVRNGRATVDRRLCTLCCYCGAACPDFCIKVI